In Lolium rigidum isolate FL_2022 chromosome 3, APGP_CSIRO_Lrig_0.1, whole genome shotgun sequence, the genomic window GCGAATCAGCGTCAAAAGATAAAAAAGAGTGAAACGGTAAAATAAATTAttgcaaaaaaattgaaaaaagaaagaaaacaactGTGTGGCATGCTATGATTGGAAGAAAATGAAGCTCTACAGCGCATTGGAGCGCTAAGAGCCTGCAATTTCTTCTATCCTTAACCATGGAGTTATTGTAAAAGAGTAAAAAATCTGAATTACTGGCAGAAAAATACCCACCCTTGAAAATTGCTGAAGTATAACTATAATGGTGAAGTTACAACTGCGAAAGTGTGTGGAAAACTACTGCTAAATAATGTAGAAGGgacaaaaaaatgaaataaatgcTCCCAAATTATGGCCACAGAAGTACACATTGTCGAGGAGTTACCACCACGACAGAAAATTATGGTTGGAAAAATATGTCGCCAATTACTACCAAggaatagaaaaggaaaaaagtttCTACTAGCGAATTACAGAGGAATAAGTACATATTTGTCGAAGAGATATCGTAGGGTAACTATCGGCGGAAAATTACAGCTAGAAAGTTATGTCAAAAAATTGATGTCAAATAATAGGAGTTTACCACTGGCAAATTGTCGCGGGGAAATTAATCACCAGCAAACAATTATCCTAGGGTAACTACCATAAGAAAAAGTCGGAAAAAAAGACGGCCAAAAAGGTGTGTTTGAGAATACCGTCAAAGAGGGGAAGATACTATTGCCAAGTGATGGGAAAATTACACTCCCTCAATAAAAGTATGAAAGTATAATTACCGTCGAGAAGGTATGGTCAAAATTGGGTTAATGAATGGCCATCAAATGATTAgagaaagaaacataaaaatatcACGGGCATAGAAAGATTATTATTGAAAAGTTGTGATCGATAAAAAGAGGTATTTAAAAAAATACCTATCGTATGCGTAAAGTATGTAACACAAGGTAACTAACGTCGAAAAATGATGATTGAAAAGTTCTGAATGAATCAACATCAAATGAGAGGAAAAAATAAACGGTAAAAAAATTGTTGCACAAAAAAATTGtaaaaaagaaaaggcaaaggaCGATGTGGCACGATGTGATTGGAAGAGAATAGTCTCTCTACAGTGCTTATCGGTGGAGCACTGTGGAGGCCTGATTTCCACGATCCTTAATATATAGTATAGATAATGTTTGAGCCTTGTGAACACGCCAAAGTACCCACATATAGAGAACCCATGCACCCTAATAAAACTCCACTCCCTTCTCTCATgtccctttggcatcgaaacatCAAAAACTTGGTGGTAGGGTGTGTATATGGGTTGTTCAGATCAACCCCATCAAGCTCGTTGTTGGCACGTGAAATTATCGCGCAACATCATGATAGTTGGCGTGCTTTCGCGGTGATGATGGATGATTGCTTTCCTAGCTGAAATTCACGTACAAGCTCTCCTTTATTGAGAATAAAACATCATGATTATATTAAATTGCCCGATTTGCACAAACTAGCTAGCCAAATTACGCCACTAACATTACCCCTCTTTATAATGCGATGTTCATATTATTGACTCAAAGAAAAGTCACCTAAATAAATATGAACCCCATCAAGCTCGTTGTTGGCACATGAAATTATCGCGCAACACCATGATAGTTGGCGTGCTTTCGCGGTGATGATGGATGATTGCTTTCCTAGCTGAAATTCACGTACAAGCTCTCCTTTATTGAGAATAAAACATCATGATTATATTAAATTGCCCGATTTGCACAAACTAGCTAGCCAAATTACGCCACTAACATTACCCCTCTTTATAATGCGATGTTCATATTATTGACTCAAAGAAAAGTCACCTAAATAAATATGAATAAAATAAAAACCAAGCGACACCATTCCTTTATGAAATAGGCGGTCTCCAGCCATGCGACGCTGTATGCACCTGGCCTGGAACCGGAGGGCCGCGCGTGCTGTGTTTGAAGCTTCGAGAATGGGCCGCATGTTTAGAACAGGCCGCGCAAGGTCCATAATCAATCGAGCGCGAGTGGCACGGCCCAGCCCAGTACCAGCCCTTCGTCCTTGCCCTACCGAAAGAGCAGCGGCAAGGTCATCCACCTTCGAGCGGCGGCGAGGCTCTTCTCCGGCATCACCGACCTCCCTGTCGCCAACGCCCTCTTCCGCACCTTCCCTTGTGCTTGCCGCCTCACGGACGACACGAATCAACTATCACAAGGTGAGCTCtcgttcctcctcctccccttggAGATCTCGCCGCATACTAGTGCTCATGTGCTGTTGCTGATCCGAGCTCCTGTAGATGCGCGCTGTATGTCAGCGTGGTCCATTTTTCCTCCTGGTTTCCCCTCACCCTAGGTGGCGAGTCATTGTGTGAACTGTGAACTGTCCCATTTCCCTCATCTTATCGCGTTTGCGCCGCAAAACGAAGTCGCGGTTTATAGTATCTTGTATGATCTGATTTCTGATGTGTTGATTTCTGCTCGTCACTAGCATCAATTCGTTATAGATCCTGAAGGTACAGTCTGTTTCCTTGCACGTACATTATTGCTGGCTTATAGTGGAATGGGTGGCGAACGAATCATAAAAAaatctttcgcaaaaaaaatcatggaaaaactagtatactacctccatcccaaggcttaaggcttatatttttttggaaaagtcaaagcaagtaaagtttgaccaaaattttaaaataatctatcaataaatatgatattttgtagatagcacatgaaaatatatttcattatctatctaataatatcaattttgtatttgacatgttaatgattttttataaaaacttagtcaaacttaacatagtttgactttctgaaaaaaatataggccttaaaccttgggatggaggtagtactacttatttatatttgCATAATTATATATGTAGCAGTATCCCCATGCAAGGTTCAGGAAAGCGGAAAAAAGCATCGCTTCAGAGCGCAATGCGGAGGCCTTCCGCATCGATTGCATAAACGCTTAAGCGGAAAAAGCGAAAAAAAGAGGGAAAAAAGCGCCGCTTATGCGTGCTGAAGCGCTAAGCGGAAGGCCACCGCACCAATTACGCTTAACGCTTTCTTGAACCTTGTCCCCATGTCACAAATGGTGAATCTCCATGCCGTGAAAAACAGACCAGCAGCCTGTAGTCAAATATGCTTCATGGCTTTGCTCGTTTCTAAATTCTGATGTAAATCACAAAAGCATTGATATAAGGTGaccaaaaaatgttttttttgcaGTCATAGTAGTTTCTGAGGTTAAAGTTGGATATGATTTCAGTTCAAATGTGCCCATGTTTCTAATTCATTATGATTGATATGTATTCATCTGAAGTATGCACTACGGGGACAATGGTTTACTATTTATCAAGTGTTGATCTCGGtttgagtcattcagtcatattgTGGGTATCACTACTTTCAGTTCTGCATAAGCACTAAGTTTCTCAGTTTTATATCatctgtttttttcttcttttttgatgTAGATATAAGTTCATGTGATAGATATGCTCGAAGGAGATCTAGAACCCTGGCAGGAGATGGCCACAATGGTACTACCTGACGATCTGGTGGTGGAGATCCTCTCTCGGCTGCCGCTGAAGTCCTTTTGCCGCTTCAAATGTGTCTGCAAATCTTGGCTTTCCTTCTCATCTGATCTACACTACCGACAGAAGCTACCAAGAAATCCTATTGGTCTATTGTACCAGAAACGTGAGCATGGCACTTCCATCCATCTTGCCGGGCTTCCCTCAGGGGATAGGGATATTGACACAACACTTAGCTTTGTGCCATGTCATAAGTTCCCCTTAGAGCTCAAGGATTGCAGCAATGGACTAATTCTTTGTTACCATGGTGGTATTATGTACTCTGAAGGAATCTCTGACCCCATTGTGTGCAATCCAGCAACTCAAGAGTGGATGGAAATTCCATATGCTGAGCCTGGAACAGCCCTCAATGAGATTAATCTCAAGTTGTGTTTTGATCCTTTATGGTCTCAACACTTCTATGTCTTCAAATTTGAGTCGAGCCCGAGCCCTGACCCAGATCATGGAACCTCCACTGAAGTTAAGGTATTTTTCTCCGAGGATTCCACGTGGTCTACTTGTCTTTGGGAAACTGATGATGCATTTTGGGGTGATTCACTTTTTGTAAACGGGGTGTTGTATGTGGGGCACTTATGGGGGCATTGCCTTCTGGCGCTCGAGGCACCTGGCACACGTACACAGTTGCTCAATGACAGGACAATTCAGCTACCAGGAATTCCATATGCAACAGATCAGAAGTTTTACTGCTATGACGGGTGTCTTTGCCAGTCATCCGGGGTCTTGTGCTATGCACAACAAGAATTGGATGGTTGTATGCTGCGAATCTGGAGTTTGGAAGGTGCTGACAGGTGGGTCGTGAAGCATCGTCTAAGTGTGAATGATGTATTTGGGAGGGACATGCTGCTCCGTACTAATAGCCGAGGATTGTGGTATTTTGATTATGAGATCCTGGATTTTGACCTGGAGAGAGAGCTGGTTATCCTTGTTGACCTAACTACTGATAAGGTGCTCTCAGTTAGCATTAGCACCGGAGAAGGCTCTGAGATTCTAAAGGTTCCAGGTTTCTTTGAGCTGTATCGAAGTCTACTCTATGTGCCATACTACTGCAAGCAGCTTCCAGCTTCAGTGCCTCAAGGGGCTCAAGACTAATGTTAGCTTGTAAATATTTATCCTAATGAATCATGTAATCTCTATGCATTTTCTATGCATTAGCTGTCGCCAACATCTATTGCGGAGTACCTATGTACTGGATTGGTGTATCAGCTGTAGCAAACATCTCTATGTGTTATGTATGCTCATCTTGTTGGTACTTATCATCTTCCTGTCAACTTTCATCTTACTTATGCTTTGCCTACTTTATGGAAGATCAAAGTAAATTCCTGTGTCTTGATGTTCTGAAAATCTGGACTAAGCTTTGGTACATGTACAAGGACATGCCCTGTCTTCTGCACGGGAAAAAAAAATAAGAGAACTTTGACCTATAACACATAACGATGTCTACACTATGTGCTGCTACTACAAGTTTCCAGCTCCAGTAGCTTCAAGGGGATCAAGCCATCAAGGTGAATgttaaatttaaaaaatttatGCCACGAATGCTGTGTTCTTGAGGCATTTCTTGTGCATTTGCTGTACCAAACAGCTGTTATGTACCCTGTGGCTTCTCCCATTATTGTCTCCAAATTCAGTGTAGCATCTGTAACCTGGTTAGCACGTGCAACTTTTGGAAGTAAATAATTTTGGTCCGCACGGAATCAGTTCCTGGCTTCCTGCCATTTGTAGCCTCCATCCAtcacctctctatatatggatcATCAGTCCGCAAAGCTAGCCCCGGAAGACACAAGCTATTGTTCTTGAGGCACTGCGACCGTGATCGATTTGTCTACGCACTGCTAATACTTCTTCTTCTCGGATGCTTTGCTATTCAGTGGCAATGTAAATGACGCAGTGCTTCTCGGATCCAACATAATTTTACCCACTTTCTTTCTCATGTGCTAATTCAGTGAGGTATATTTGTGTTAACAATTCTATAGGCAGAGGCCTAGATGCCCACACGGACGCTGACGTTTGGTGCTACAATTAAGAGCAGTACTATTACTATCCCGATCTGCAACCCGGATAAATAAAATTGCTACTGCTCTACGGGCAATTGGACTTGCTACAAGATGATGGAGGAGTGCGATTCCAAGTGCTCgctttccttctcctcctcctctcctactGTACTTCCATGAAATTGGATCATTGTCAGTAGCTGAAAGACAATAAATTGCTACTAAGTATGAGTTTGcctctttttcattattctttggTTCGAGTAAAATCGGTGGATAAATCACATTGATAGATATGCATGTGAGGACCGTATACACATGAAAAAAAATGTCTTTGGTTCGAGCAAATTTACTTTatggaagaaaaaaaatagagTAATTCGAACGACCCAACGAATGAAACGAGAGAGACCAATCCGTGCGCTGCGCTGGCCCAACAACGGTCCACTACCACCCCTGAGGCTCTGACTGTAAACGGCGTTATTACTCTACGGCGGTGCACCACCAGAGGTTGACAGTTCGACACCTCCACTCACCGGGCGGACGTTAGGGCTCCATCCAGCCGTGGCGGCGCAGCGCCGGCGCCCTGCGACCTGCACTGCAGATCCAGATACTCCTCTCGTTCCTCCGGTCAGTGCTTTGGTACATTCTTGCGCCCATATCTAGTTCTTTAATCTTGAGAATGGGGAAGTAGGTTTAGCCTTGCTGGATCTGGCCCTAGTTTCCTCTGTCGGATTCGCAGGAGAGTAGCAGCAGACGCACCAGCGAAAGTTTCGAAAAGAAATGTGTTTGGTCGTGGCCACAGATGGCTGGTAGTGTTGGGTAGTGAGCAGGACGTTAGCCGGTCAAAGGGATCCGGCCTGAAGAAGCCTTGTAGCTTTGAGCCAACCATAGGCCAGTGTGTAGGTTGCAGAGTCGAGAGTTGACTCTTTAATCGACCCAGCAATATAAAATGTATCATGCATGGCTTATTTTAGGACTTGTACAACATTAGGTCTGGAACCGTTGAAGTTTATGTTTAGTGATGTGTGGAACTCTTACCACTAACAAATGACAATTTCTTACACAACCCAGCAATATCAAATATGTCCTTTTATTCTGATATAGAATATCAGTGACCATAAGCCATGATCACATATGTTTTCAGGGCCACACATTTGCTTATTCTGATGTAAGCCACAAAAGCATCGATTGGGACCAACAAGAATGTGCATTTATTGCTTTCTAGGGTGAAACTTCCCTGAAGTGTATAGTTCAAGTGGCATACACACCGACACGTACATTATTGTTTCTCAGCTTCTTATTATCTGTTTCCTTCTCTTTCGATGCAGATAAGTTCAGATGCTAGGTTGGCTCAAAAGAGATAGAAAACCCCAGCAGGGGATGTCCGCATCTGTACTACATGACGAGCTGGTGGAGGACATCCTGTCTCGACTGCCGCTGAAGTCCATTTGCCGCTTCAAATGTGTCTGCAAGTCTTGGCTTGCCTTCTCATCTAATCCACACCGCCGCCAGAAGTTCCCAAGAACACCTGCTGGTCTTTTGTACCGAAAATGTGAGTCTGACAGACCTCCCTCGTCTCTTGACACTTCGATCCATCTTGCCAGACTTCCTGCAAGTGACAGGGAAATCGACACAAGACTTGACTTTGTGCCAGCACGTTATAAGTACTCCAACCTGGAGGATTGCAGCAATGGCCTAATTCTTTGCTATCAGGGAGAAGGTCATAAGTTTGAAGCATTTTCCAACGCCATTGTGTGCAATCCGGCAACTAAAGAGTGGATGGCTATTCCAGATACTGAACCTGGACCGCCTGCCCGCCGTATTGATCCCAGGTTGTGTTTTGATCCATTATGGTCTCAACACTTCTATGTCTTCAAATTCCAGATTCGACATACTGGCAACATTGAAGTTGAGGTATTTTTCTCTGAGAACTCCTCGTGGTCTGGTTGTCTTTGGGAAACTCAAGATCCATTTTGCAATGCGTCACTCTTTGTCAATGGGGTGTTGTACGTGATGCACCTTTGCGACCAAGAAATTCTGGCGCTAGATGCACCTGACACAAGTGCACAATGGCTCAATCATCGGGTCATTCAGCTGCCAGGATTTGCAACTAGGACAGAAACGTTTAACTGTTGTGATGGATGTCTTTCACAGTCATCAGGCATCTTATGTTATGCGAAACAAGAACTGGATGGCTGTGCGGTGCGAATTTGGGGTCTGGAAAGCCCTGACGAGTGGGTAGTGAAGC contains:
- the LOC124704633 gene encoding F-box protein At1g47340-like, with translation MLEGDLEPWQEMATMVLPDDLVVEILSRLPLKSFCRFKCVCKSWLSFSSDLHYRQKLPRNPIGLLYQKREHGTSIHLAGLPSGDRDIDTTLSFVPCHKFPLELKDCSNGLILCYHGGIMYSEGISDPIVCNPATQEWMEIPYAEPGTALNEINLKLCFDPLWSQHFYVFKFESSPSPDPDHGTSTEVKVFFSEDSTWSTCLWETDDAFWGDSLFVNGVLYVGHLWGHCLLALEAPGTRTQLLNDRTIQLPGIPYATDQKFYCYDGCLCQSSGVLCYAQQELDGCMLRIWSLEGADRWVVKHRLSVNDVFGRDMLLRTNSRGLWYFDYEILDFDLERELVILVDLTTDKVLSVSISTGEGSEILKVPGFFELYRSLLYVPYYCKQLPASVPQGAQD